One Pyrofollis japonicus DNA window includes the following coding sequences:
- a CDS encoding zinc ribbon domain-containing protein, with product MGVETVLESAENKLAAIMTLASSVDGVDIVVGVHEGLIYRVESPKPEMQAYATELARLADVYLKAASTSVAGKASVVLTNHREKSILAADVGEGYSVLVLGEHAAIEGLLEPVVRIVEGRPLRCPKCGALLEVFTMTCPNCGRRVAFGARSCPFCGADLSVKKCPNCGTMLRLVERRLEPVGEARAEEREEAAAIVETSVARGQRIGAWSVVLATIGAAAYFALVGLLGLPLGKSIIAGIVPIAASYVISAMKG from the coding sequence GTGGGAGTGGAGACCGTTCTTGAGTCAGCCGAGAACAAGCTAGCAGCAATAATGACCTTGGCCTCCTCTGTTGACGGCGTAGACATCGTTGTGGGTGTTCACGAGGGCCTCATATATAGGGTTGAGTCGCCGAAGCCCGAGATGCAGGCATATGCTACCGAGCTGGCTCGGCTCGCAGACGTCTACCTCAAGGCGGCGTCAACAAGTGTTGCGGGAAAGGCCTCTGTCGTACTCACCAATCATAGGGAGAAATCGATTCTTGCAGCAGATGTTGGGGAGGGATACTCGGTACTAGTCCTCGGGGAACACGCAGCTATCGAGGGGCTTCTTGAACCAGTCGTAAGAATAGTTGAGGGGAGGCCTCTTCGCTGCCCCAAGTGTGGTGCACTCCTCGAAGTATTCACAATGACTTGCCCCAACTGTGGCCGAAGAGTCGCATTCGGGGCCCGGAGTTGCCCCTTCTGCGGAGCAGATCTCTCGGTAAAGAAGTGCCCAAATTGTGGCACAATGCTGCGCCTAGTTGAGAGGAGGCTGGAGCCTGTCGGCGAGGCTCGGGCAGAGGAGAGGGAAGAGGCAGCAGCCATAGTTGAGACAAGTGTTGCCAGGGGCCAGCGTATCGGGGCATGGAGCGTAGTCTTGGCGACAATTGGTGCAGCGGCGTACTTCGCGCTGGTAGGCCTGCTGGGCCTCCCGCTCGGCAAGTCGATAATTGCGGGCATCGTGCCCATAGCTGCCAGCTACGTAATAAGCGCTATGAAGGGCTAG
- a CDS encoding peroxiredoxin, translated as MSPGQEAPDFEAVLHTGEKIRLSDLRGKIVVLYFYPRAMTSGCTREAQRFNELLPEFEKLGAVVLGASTDPPERNKRFAEKLGLRFKLISDPEGKIASLYGVLKEGTKRPSAQRVTFIINRDGKIVEVLKNIRPAEKHADLALEAVKRLAANSS; from the coding sequence CTGAGCCCCGGCCAAGAAGCACCCGATTTTGAAGCAGTACTCCACACCGGGGAGAAGATTCGCCTCAGCGACCTACGAGGCAAGATAGTGGTTCTCTACTTCTACCCAAGAGCAATGACGAGTGGCTGTACGCGCGAAGCACAGCGATTCAACGAACTCCTACCAGAGTTCGAGAAGCTTGGCGCAGTAGTCCTAGGAGCCTCGACCGATCCTCCGGAGAGGAACAAGAGGTTCGCGGAGAAGCTCGGCCTCCGGTTCAAGCTAATAAGCGACCCCGAGGGCAAGATAGCGAGCCTCTACGGCGTACTAAAGGAGGGAACCAAGAGGCCGAGCGCCCAGAGAGTAACATTCATAATAAACCGTGACGGCAAGATAGTGGAAGTTCTGAAGAATATTAGGCCGGCTGAGAAGCACGCCGACCTGGCACTCGAGGCTGTTAAACGCCTAGCAGCAAACAGCTCCTAG
- the sfsA gene encoding DNA/RNA nuclease SfsA, giving the protein MGSIELFSLEGVVECSIVRRLNRFVILVRRSGVEYLAHTNNTSRLRGFLEEGRRAYCLPRSGGKTQYRLVAVECPGYREAALIDTGLQMRGFEKAVEKGVIPWLRGCRVISRNPRVGGSLLDYLLRCGDEDVYVEVKSATLRLPGDLAAYPDPASMRGRRHVEELTRLAESGKRAFLVFIAGIPGARGLTLYREADPVLPGLVKKAIEKGVVVKAVAMSFDPRGARIVLYSVDLPVVI; this is encoded by the coding sequence GTGGGAAGCATCGAGTTATTCTCCTTGGAGGGCGTCGTTGAGTGCAGTATTGTTAGGAGGCTTAACCGCTTCGTGATACTCGTTAGGAGGAGTGGCGTGGAGTATCTCGCCCATACCAATAATACTAGTAGGCTTCGTGGCTTCTTGGAGGAGGGGAGGCGGGCGTACTGCCTGCCGAGGAGTGGTGGGAAGACGCAGTACCGCTTGGTTGCTGTAGAGTGTCCGGGGTACCGTGAGGCAGCGCTAATTGATACTGGTTTGCAGATGCGCGGCTTCGAGAAGGCCGTTGAGAAGGGCGTTATTCCTTGGCTTCGCGGCTGCAGGGTTATTTCCCGCAATCCGAGGGTAGGTGGCTCGCTCCTAGACTACTTGCTTCGGTGTGGTGACGAAGATGTGTACGTGGAGGTTAAGAGCGCTACTCTTCGTCTCCCCGGGGATCTTGCGGCCTATCCTGACCCGGCGAGCATGAGGGGGAGGAGGCATGTCGAGGAGTTGACGAGGCTGGCGGAGTCTGGTAAAAGAGCTTTCCTCGTCTTCATTGCTGGTATTCCTGGTGCCCGGGGGCTTACCCTTTACCGTGAAGCAGACCCCGTCCTGCCGGGCCTCGTAAAGAAGGCTATTGAGAAGGGGGTCGTCGTCAAGGCTGTGGCGATGAGCTTTGATCCTCGGGGTGCAAGGATAGTTCTCTATAGCGTAGACCTCCCTGTCGTAATCTAG
- a CDS encoding Rossmann-like domain-containing protein has protein sequence MRAREVGLGRKWVYVVTETGHVGFAFAVPEAPLHVEVIEDEHSLGELMGLAWQHPLLTSVALAAANAAMQALVDDEEDVVCFSCDLLEMLGLRKGDRVAIIGYVHRVADMIADIVGRGNVVLYEDNPMHRLDAAEKGLAARPGNQFLIEAEDYDVVLATGASLVDPRLMAALERRMPRVFAMVGPTSSFHPGTARQLGLTVYGGSHVPRENRDRVLRRIKAGYGFKAISKLVRKWSVALENN, from the coding sequence ATAAGGGCTCGGGAGGTTGGCCTCGGCAGGAAATGGGTGTATGTTGTTACTGAGACAGGGCATGTTGGCTTCGCCTTTGCGGTGCCGGAGGCTCCTCTGCACGTGGAGGTTATTGAGGATGAGCATAGCCTGGGCGAGTTGATGGGGCTTGCGTGGCAGCATCCCTTGTTGACCTCTGTTGCTCTTGCCGCGGCTAATGCGGCTATGCAGGCCCTAGTAGATGACGAGGAAGACGTTGTCTGCTTCAGCTGCGACCTCTTAGAAATGCTTGGGCTCCGAAAAGGTGACCGGGTAGCCATTATCGGGTATGTTCACCGGGTTGCCGACATGATTGCCGACATTGTTGGCAGGGGCAACGTTGTTCTCTACGAGGATAACCCTATGCACCGCCTAGACGCTGCTGAGAAGGGGTTAGCGGCGAGGCCGGGGAACCAGTTCCTCATCGAGGCAGAAGATTATGATGTTGTACTGGCTACGGGAGCAAGCCTAGTAGATCCGAGGCTCATGGCTGCGCTCGAGAGACGTATGCCCAGGGTCTTCGCAATGGTGGGGCCTACTTCTAGCTTCCATCCCGGGACGGCGAGGCAGTTAGGCCTAACCGTCTACGGGGGGAGCCACGTACCTAGGGAGAACAGGGACCGGGTTCTGAGGAGGATAAAGGCTGGCTACGGATTCAAGGCGATAAGCAAGCTTGTCCGGAAATGGTCTGTTGCTTTGGAGAACAACTGA
- a CDS encoding diacylglycerol/polyprenol kinase family protein — MDLSVYRIDTDLFVSDFLRALPLAVWVLFAVHGIAKWSYYWASRRWGHGVGLYFSRKVIHMAAGGIVALLVPFVFQEPWVPFILGLALAAYVYLPHRTGRLMEWFQDPDNISEVYYCLSWALAVLVAWPFSVWLAVFPLFLMSFGDGVTGIIRGIRQRRRVKSWDGTLGFMAVSIPVGAILFGAVGALTAIVAALVEKQGVIDDNIGVPLISLLILLAAHHLGAIAL, encoded by the coding sequence GTGGATCTCTCCGTTTACCGTATCGACACGGATCTATTCGTGTCGGACTTCTTGAGGGCGCTGCCACTTGCTGTATGGGTTCTGTTCGCTGTTCACGGGATAGCTAAGTGGAGCTACTACTGGGCCTCCCGTAGATGGGGCCATGGCGTCGGCCTCTACTTCTCACGGAAAGTGATCCACATGGCTGCGGGCGGCATCGTGGCGCTCCTTGTGCCATTCGTGTTCCAAGAGCCATGGGTGCCGTTCATACTCGGGCTCGCGCTGGCCGCCTACGTTTACTTGCCGCACCGCACTGGCAGGCTTATGGAGTGGTTCCAGGATCCCGACAACATTAGCGAGGTCTATTACTGTCTGAGCTGGGCATTGGCTGTACTGGTTGCCTGGCCGTTTAGTGTCTGGCTCGCAGTATTCCCGCTATTCCTTATGAGCTTCGGCGACGGGGTCACGGGTATAATCAGGGGGATTAGGCAGAGGAGGAGGGTCAAGAGCTGGGATGGCACCCTAGGCTTCATGGCCGTCTCGATACCCGTTGGCGCGATCCTCTTCGGGGCAGTGGGGGCATTGACAGCCATAGTTGCTGCGCTCGTCGAGAAGCAAGGAGTTATAGACGATAACATCGGGGTGCCGCTCATCAGCCTATTGATACTGCTGGCTGCGCACCATCTTGGAGCCATAGCGCTCTAG
- a CDS encoding ATP/GTP-binding protein gives MHGGRPSLYVVLEGGPGVGKSTLSEIVRELLEQRGLKTCVVRDSSRSIARVLGRLYGEWWRAPRDLVEYMILGHQLHGIEACRETGASIVILDYGVEAPLAYMEADGIEYPSELDSLAEAVLDDAPVAVFVLERPVAYATDEVRWEDVRRAQHYSRLLVRRALSLVERLGAVAFAIPEKQEPSQRAEKIVELILWALERYGSKMVRSQQYQ, from the coding sequence ATGCATGGTGGGCGGCCAAGCCTCTACGTGGTTCTCGAGGGCGGGCCGGGAGTAGGTAAGTCAACCCTCAGCGAGATTGTCAGGGAGCTGCTGGAGCAGCGTGGGCTGAAGACCTGTGTTGTCCGTGACTCGAGCCGCAGTATTGCTAGAGTACTTGGCAGGCTCTATGGCGAGTGGTGGAGGGCTCCACGAGACCTCGTAGAGTACATGATTCTCGGACACCAGCTCCACGGCATAGAGGCTTGTAGAGAAACGGGCGCCAGCATAGTGATTCTAGACTACGGTGTGGAGGCGCCACTCGCCTACATGGAGGCCGACGGCATAGAGTACCCCAGTGAGCTGGACAGCCTAGCCGAAGCCGTTCTTGATGACGCACCGGTAGCGGTCTTCGTGCTTGAGAGGCCGGTGGCCTACGCGACCGACGAGGTGAGGTGGGAGGACGTTAGGAGAGCACAGCACTACTCAAGGCTACTAGTGAGGCGGGCCCTCAGCCTAGTAGAAAGGCTCGGCGCCGTGGCCTTTGCTATACCCGAGAAGCAGGAGCCGAGTCAGCGCGCCGAAAAAATAGTCGAGCTAATACTGTGGGCTCTAGAGCGCTATGGCTCCAAGATGGTGCGCAGCCAGCAGTATCAATAG
- a CDS encoding ATP:cob(I)alamin adenosyltransferase: MPTATARQHLCSGLETEAIIAGRLIKVPKHSNIIEAYGAIEEAEALIARARLSLSNRGEKDLAKRLEKIQKAIRLLPAFLAGSIDAGTILLLVEEASQGLQEPRGWSLTGCTPEDPDIVLASTKLRAAERSIARATSEESIVPIELAQAFSDLVTRMTYTLYKIHWSLCPEETKASSIHEFLEKS, from the coding sequence GTGCCGACAGCCACTGCCCGCCAGCACCTCTGCAGCGGCCTCGAGACAGAAGCCATCATAGCGGGCAGGCTCATCAAGGTCCCCAAGCACAGCAACATAATAGAGGCTTACGGCGCCATAGAGGAAGCCGAAGCACTCATAGCGCGGGCAAGGCTGAGCCTCTCCAACCGCGGCGAAAAAGACCTCGCCAAGAGGCTTGAAAAAATCCAGAAAGCCATCCGCCTACTACCCGCATTCCTCGCGGGAAGCATAGACGCAGGCACAATACTCCTCCTCGTAGAAGAAGCGTCCCAAGGCCTCCAAGAGCCCAGGGGATGGAGTCTAACAGGCTGCACCCCCGAAGACCCAGACATAGTGCTTGCATCCACAAAGCTTCGCGCAGCAGAGAGAAGCATAGCGAGAGCAACGTCAGAGGAATCAATAGTCCCAATCGAGCTTGCCCAAGCCTTCTCCGACCTCGTAACCAGGATGACATATACCCTCTACAAGATACACTGGAGCCTATGCCCCGAGGAGACAAAGGCAAGCTCCATCCACGAGTTCCTAGAGAAGAGCTAA
- a CDS encoding glycosyltransferase: protein MCRVLRIIMVSRAPPAFCGIAEYASMLLEALMKKHGFEGVFVSTHVVEGVDEYTEPYSGAEVKQCFYEDGGYRGILGCVALLDPGPDTVIHIQHEYSIFRQGEEFVEMLERLRRLADEKGAGIVVTFHTVAHPIIHPDRVELQLEVGRLADAVIVHSKLMEYELIVQGVDAEKIHLIPHGTLLNRFLGRSKERLLERLGLDQGLAKHRLITTPGFIRPNKGLTTLLRAFQIVWHEEPGTRLILIGSPQGAGTRYLEAVKPLLSSSEGIVFLNRFLRRDEMLALLAAVDIAVFPYVVEKFYAVSGALHMAMGSRRPSVCTRVAKLVECNELAPEVSVPAGKYTKVAEKILALLRDNEFAERIAEKLWSYAQQTSWERVAEKHRELYESILRG, encoded by the coding sequence ATGTGCCGAGTTTTGAGAATCATCATGGTTTCGAGGGCGCCTCCAGCCTTCTGCGGGATAGCAGAGTACGCTAGCATGCTGCTGGAAGCACTTATGAAGAAGCATGGTTTCGAGGGCGTCTTCGTCTCAACACACGTTGTTGAGGGCGTGGACGAGTATACTGAGCCCTATAGCGGCGCCGAGGTTAAGCAATGCTTCTACGAGGACGGAGGCTATCGGGGCATCCTTGGCTGTGTAGCGCTCCTCGACCCTGGCCCCGACACGGTTATACATATTCAGCACGAGTACAGCATTTTCCGCCAAGGAGAAGAGTTCGTAGAGATGCTTGAGAGGCTTCGCAGACTAGCTGACGAGAAGGGCGCCGGCATAGTGGTTACCTTCCATACTGTTGCGCACCCGATAATCCACCCTGACCGCGTAGAGCTGCAGCTAGAAGTGGGCCGCCTAGCCGATGCCGTAATAGTTCACAGCAAGCTCATGGAGTACGAGCTCATAGTACAGGGTGTCGACGCTGAGAAGATACACTTGATACCGCACGGTACTCTCCTAAACCGGTTCCTAGGGAGGAGCAAGGAGAGGCTCCTGGAGAGGCTCGGCCTAGACCAGGGCCTCGCGAAGCACCGGCTCATAACTACTCCGGGCTTTATTCGGCCAAACAAGGGGCTGACTACGCTTCTCCGGGCATTCCAGATAGTGTGGCACGAGGAGCCGGGGACGAGGCTCATACTCATAGGGTCTCCTCAGGGCGCTGGGACAAGGTACTTGGAGGCGGTTAAGCCCTTGCTGAGCAGTAGCGAGGGAATAGTGTTCCTCAACAGGTTTCTGCGCCGCGACGAGATGCTCGCCCTGCTAGCAGCTGTAGACATAGCTGTGTTTCCCTACGTTGTCGAGAAGTTCTACGCCGTTAGCGGCGCACTACACATGGCCATGGGGAGTAGGAGGCCGAGCGTGTGCACAAGGGTGGCGAAGCTTGTTGAGTGCAACGAGCTAGCGCCAGAGGTAAGCGTGCCCGCCGGGAAGTACACCAAGGTGGCTGAGAAGATCCTCGCCCTACTAAGGGACAACGAGTTCGCTGAGAGGATTGCAGAGAAGCTCTGGAGCTATGCGCAGCAAACCAGCTGGGAAAGAGTTGCAGAGAAGCACAGAGAGCTCTACGAGAGCATACTACGCGGCTAA
- the vapB gene encoding type II toxin-antitoxin system VapB family antitoxin, with the protein MSVVVSFKVRKEVKELMDKYRNKINWSEELRRFVEERIRQLEAEENLEKIVSELREASWSVPRGFGEKSVREDRDSR; encoded by the coding sequence TTGTCAGTAGTTGTTAGCTTCAAGGTAAGAAAAGAAGTCAAGGAGCTTATGGATAAGTACCGCAACAAGATTAACTGGTCGGAGGAGCTAAGGAGGTTTGTCGAGGAGAGGATAAGACAGCTTGAAGCAGAGGAGAATCTTGAGAAAATAGTGAGCGAGCTACGCGAAGCAAGCTGGTCTGTCCCCCGGGGCTTCGGCGAGAAGAGCGTGAGGGAGGACCGTGATAGTCGCTGA
- a CDS encoding type II toxin-antitoxin system VapC family toxin, with the protein MIVADASALATFFLREEGWERLTPYMRLVVTLDMAVKEFYNAVWKAVKLHKFIGVSEAERILKLFRRYLAKNIVLRNELEYVDEAFRIAVEESVTVYDALYLVLALREKAALLSLDKRQRSIALRRGIEVLPP; encoded by the coding sequence GTGATAGTCGCTGACGCTTCGGCGCTGGCCACGTTCTTCCTCCGAGAGGAAGGGTGGGAGAGGCTCACGCCCTATATGCGCCTAGTAGTTACTCTCGACATGGCTGTCAAGGAGTTCTATAACGCTGTTTGGAAGGCTGTGAAGCTTCACAAGTTCATCGGCGTCAGTGAGGCGGAGAGGATCCTAAAGCTGTTTAGGAGATACTTGGCCAAGAACATTGTACTACGAAACGAGCTGGAATATGTTGACGAAGCTTTCCGGATAGCTGTTGAGGAGAGCGTAACTGTTTACGATGCGCTCTACCTGGTCCTCGCGCTGAGAGAGAAGGCGGCGCTGCTGAGCCTCGATAAGCGGCAGAGGAGCATAGCATTAAGGCGTGGCATCGAGGTACTACCTCCCTGA
- the cyaB gene encoding class IV adenylate cyclase: MVEVEAKIILPSCEELPRLEEKLRALKAVLEDEVVEEDTYYQHPCRDFAETDEALRLRATRSRSSMRYEVTYKGPKRVIAGSKAREEYTVRVDEPGEAARLLEALGFRPVAVVKKKRRYYRLGDIVFSLDDVEGLGCFLEAEYRGEGGVNEASNEINKALETIGAAGYPRTAKSYLELLLEKQGKG; encoded by the coding sequence ATGGTCGAGGTAGAGGCCAAGATAATCCTCCCAAGCTGCGAGGAGCTTCCCCGGCTCGAGGAGAAGCTACGAGCACTAAAAGCCGTCCTCGAAGACGAGGTGGTGGAGGAGGACACCTATTACCAGCACCCATGCAGAGACTTCGCCGAGACCGATGAGGCTCTCCGCCTACGAGCCACTCGTTCCCGAAGCAGTATGCGCTACGAGGTCACGTATAAGGGGCCTAAGCGCGTAATAGCCGGCTCCAAGGCGAGGGAAGAGTACACCGTCAGGGTAGACGAGCCCGGTGAGGCCGCTAGGCTCCTGGAGGCTCTCGGGTTCCGCCCGGTAGCTGTCGTGAAGAAGAAGAGAAGGTACTATAGGCTCGGAGACATAGTGTTCTCGCTCGACGATGTCGAGGGCCTCGGCTGCTTCCTTGAGGCAGAATACCGTGGGGAAGGAGGAGTAAACGAGGCCAGCAACGAGATAAACAAGGCATTGGAGACAATAGGTGCAGCAGGGTACCCGCGCACAGCTAAATCGTACCTAGAGCTCTTGCTAGAGAAGCAGGGCAAGGGGTAG
- a CDS encoding MATE family efflux transporter, whose protein sequence is MLCAVWLGFPRREGGMGLRGLVLLVARVMRSAWPLVVAEASFSILNVTDMFFVSRLGAAAVAGVGVGGYVQWLLGTVFTLFYIGGMVLVSQAWGAGKKEEASRVLAETISSSLLFSLGWGVLALLAAPLLVGFVSSDPVTARLGTTYLTVFILGYPFNALMIVLDGVLRGVGANMGVLWGSIVAVVVNAVLDPLLIFYAGFGVAGAALASIAGNFAGAVAMLVLLEQLTGLRLAIAWPGRAAAQVIRVGTPAMVERMLFAGGNYFYIGSVSSCGRDALAAHALGVRVESFAYMPAFALLTYASSEVGQLVGANRLEEAKERGWEIAKASAGFMVLAGLGLIAVSPLVAIGFAPTRTIGKLVILYLFLAAVSEPALGLVMGIGGAIRGAGNTVIPTIINLVGLYAVRVAPSLLLVGRLGGGTLCPLTAWLIMDLDLAVRALVFTYVYKKYFHRLARKLV, encoded by the coding sequence GTGCTCTGTGCTGTGTGGCTAGGGTTTCCTCGGCGTGAAGGCGGTATGGGGCTCCGAGGCCTAGTACTGCTAGTGGCTCGTGTGATGCGGAGCGCCTGGCCGCTCGTTGTAGCCGAGGCCTCTTTCAGCATCCTCAACGTTACCGACATGTTCTTCGTTTCTAGGCTCGGTGCTGCCGCAGTGGCAGGAGTAGGCGTCGGTGGCTATGTGCAGTGGCTCCTCGGGACAGTGTTTACGCTCTTCTATATCGGCGGCATGGTGCTCGTGAGCCAGGCATGGGGCGCTGGCAAGAAGGAGGAAGCATCGCGGGTACTCGCTGAAACCATTTCCTCGTCGCTCCTCTTCTCGCTGGGCTGGGGCGTCCTCGCCCTCCTGGCCGCGCCGCTCCTCGTAGGCTTCGTCTCCAGCGACCCGGTGACAGCGAGGCTCGGAACCACCTATCTAACAGTCTTCATACTGGGTTACCCGTTCAACGCCCTCATGATAGTCCTTGACGGTGTTCTCAGGGGCGTCGGCGCAAACATGGGCGTCTTGTGGGGCTCAATCGTGGCGGTAGTTGTGAACGCCGTCCTTGACCCGTTGCTCATATTCTATGCTGGCTTCGGGGTGGCAGGCGCAGCCCTGGCAAGTATAGCCGGGAACTTCGCTGGAGCAGTAGCGATGCTAGTCCTGCTCGAGCAGCTCACCGGGCTACGCCTAGCCATAGCGTGGCCGGGCAGGGCAGCCGCCCAGGTAATAAGGGTTGGCACACCAGCCATGGTTGAGAGAATGCTGTTTGCCGGAGGCAACTACTTCTACATAGGCTCTGTCAGCAGTTGTGGACGGGACGCACTCGCGGCCCACGCGCTAGGCGTGAGAGTAGAGTCCTTCGCCTACATGCCGGCCTTCGCGCTCCTAACCTATGCTAGCAGCGAGGTCGGGCAACTAGTTGGTGCAAACCGCTTAGAGGAGGCCAAGGAGAGGGGATGGGAGATAGCCAAGGCGAGCGCCGGCTTCATGGTATTGGCGGGGCTGGGGCTCATAGCGGTCTCGCCACTAGTAGCTATAGGGTTCGCGCCGACCAGGACGATAGGCAAGCTGGTCATTCTCTATCTCTTCCTCGCAGCCGTCTCAGAGCCCGCACTGGGCCTCGTGATGGGAATCGGCGGGGCGATAAGGGGTGCCGGAAACACGGTCATCCCCACAATTATAAACCTCGTCGGCCTCTACGCGGTAAGAGTAGCACCATCCCTGCTACTCGTGGGGCGCCTAGGAGGAGGAACCCTATGCCCACTAACGGCTTGGCTCATAATGGACCTAGACCTAGCCGTGAGAGCACTAGTCTTCACCTATGTATACAAGAAGTACTTCCACAGGCTTGCAAGGAAACTGGTCTGA
- a CDS encoding PaREP1 family protein produces MEEAIQIYQEIIEKRYPQYRELLRRGELVKAGEILWSIILLLLSILSLLVLKKPIRRHREVKAFVKNYVTKLYRNIYGDDPSRVLVLFEEAEKLHANFYHEFLDEEEILRAIGAGEELAKILRGIEEVLLKK; encoded by the coding sequence ATGGAGGAAGCTATCCAGATATATCAAGAAATAATTGAAAAGCGTTATCCTCAATATCGTGAGCTTTTGAGAAGAGGTGAGCTAGTTAAAGCTGGAGAAATCCTTTGGAGCATAATATTATTACTTTTAAGCATACTTTCCCTACTTGTCCTCAAGAAGCCTATTAGGAGGCATAGAGAGGTAAAAGCATTCGTAAAGAACTATGTTACGAAACTCTATAGGAATATTTATGGAGATGACCCCTCTAGAGTCTTAGTCCTCTTTGAGGAGGCTGAGAAGCTTCATGCAAACTTTTACCACGAGTTCTTAGACGAGGAAGAGATCTTGAGAGCTATCGGGGCTGGCGAGGAGCTAGCAAAAATTCTTAGAGGCATAGAAGAGGTACTGCTTAAGAAATAA
- a CDS encoding DUF120 domain-containing protein — MTGSGPLVLRGKRVQGLGVGGRYVSMPYYSSWFRRLLGCDPYPGTLNFRGKADWRELAGLCEPLVIPEHVEDDKRYGAVYVWRARLRTRAGKRDVLVIRPLLSAHEPQVLEIVACEKLAPLLPDDEIEVEVQC; from the coding sequence ATGACGGGTAGCGGGCCCCTAGTGCTCCGGGGCAAGAGAGTGCAGGGGCTAGGCGTCGGAGGCCGCTACGTCTCCATGCCCTACTACAGCTCGTGGTTCCGCCGCCTACTCGGCTGCGACCCATACCCGGGCACACTGAACTTCCGCGGCAAAGCCGACTGGAGAGAGCTCGCGGGCCTCTGCGAGCCCCTTGTCATACCAGAGCACGTGGAGGACGACAAGCGCTACGGTGCAGTATACGTCTGGCGCGCCCGCCTAAGAACGAGGGCCGGGAAACGCGACGTACTCGTAATAAGGCCCCTCCTAAGCGCCCACGAGCCACAAGTACTAGAGATAGTTGCGTGCGAGAAGCTAGCACCACTACTACCCGACGACGAGATCGAGGTCGAAGTACAGTGCTAG
- a CDS encoding phosphoglycolate phosphatase → MDLAERLRRALRGPVCGVALDIDGTLTEKRMIGHFRIHLGAIEAIRMLEDNGVPVMLVTGNSAFVVAGVGRYLGASGPYVGENGCIVFRRGRLYSVCRYSVRAAARLIEEELGGLVTPSWQNRCRLHDYAFIAEKSRVEEAIRAIEGLLASRGITRVKLSHSGYAIHVRPPDASKGKGLLHALRILGLDPGCVVAVGDSAMDAEMMDAGVVLAAVGNAEDELKRRAHIVLPGESGESVRILVDTLVENGLIAQSHL, encoded by the coding sequence TTGGACTTGGCGGAGAGGCTCCGCAGAGCCCTAAGGGGCCCAGTGTGCGGAGTAGCTCTTGACATTGATGGAACGCTTACCGAGAAGAGAATGATAGGGCATTTCCGCATACACTTAGGCGCAATAGAAGCGATAAGGATGCTTGAGGACAACGGTGTACCAGTCATGCTGGTGACGGGTAACTCGGCCTTCGTCGTCGCGGGTGTTGGGCGCTACCTTGGCGCCTCGGGGCCATATGTGGGCGAGAACGGATGCATAGTGTTCCGCAGGGGCAGGCTATACAGCGTGTGCCGGTACAGTGTGAGGGCGGCTGCTAGGCTGATAGAGGAAGAGCTTGGAGGCCTCGTCACGCCTAGCTGGCAGAACCGTTGCAGGCTCCACGACTACGCATTCATCGCGGAGAAGAGCCGCGTAGAGGAGGCGATAAGGGCAATAGAGGGCCTCTTGGCTAGCCGGGGCATAACCCGGGTCAAGCTAAGCCACAGCGGCTACGCGATACACGTGAGGCCCCCTGATGCGAGCAAGGGCAAGGGGCTCCTCCACGCTCTCCGGATCCTAGGCCTTGACCCGGGCTGCGTCGTCGCAGTAGGCGACTCAGCGATGGACGCCGAGATGATGGATGCGGGCGTAGTGCTGGCAGCAGTAGGGAACGCTGAAGACGAGCTAAAGAGAAGGGCCCACATCGTCCTCCCAGGAGAGAGCGGCGAATCCGTGAGAATCCTAGTAGATACTCTGGTCGAGAACGGGCTAATAGCCCAGAGCCACCTATGA